The following is a genomic window from uncultured Propionivibrio sp..
CAGGGATTTCGGCGCAGGACCGGGCCAACACCATCCGCGCCGCCGTGGCGCGCGATGCCAAGCCGGAAGACATCGTCCAGCCCGGGCATATTTTCCCGATCACGGCGCGCCCCGGTGGTGTGCTTGTCCGAGCCGGACATACCGAAGCCGGTTGCGATCTGCCGCTGATGGCCGGGCTCGAGCCCTCGTCCGTGATCTGCGAGATCCTCAAGGAAGACGGGACGATGGCGCGGATGCCGGATCTGGTCGAATTCGCCCGTCAGCATGGGCTCAAGATCGGTACCATCGCCGATCTGATCCAGTTCCGCAGCCGTAACGAGACGCTGGTCGAGCGCACGGTGTCGAAGCCGGTGCGCACCGCACGCGGCGAATTCATGCTGCATGCGTACACCGACCGGGCCAGCAACGAAGTGCATCTGGCGCTCGCCAAAGGAGACATTTCTCCCGAGAAGGAAACTCTGGTGCGCGTTCATGAACCGCTCAACGTGCTCGATTTCCTCGATCTCGACAACGGTCGCCACGCTTTTTCGCTCGACGCAGCGATGCGCCTGCTGGCGGACGCCGAGACCGGTGTCATCGTGCTCATGCGCCGTCATGACAACGAGTTGGACCTCGTCAAGGCCCTGTCCGAACAGGCGCCGGCAAAGCGTCCGGCGGCAAAGTGGGACCCGCGTATCTACGGTATCGGCGCGCAAATTCTGCGCGACCTTGGTGTCCGGAAGATGCGCCTGATGGCAAGTCCGCGGCGCATGCCGAGCATGACCGGCTTCGATCTCGAAGTGACCGGTTATGTGGCGACGCCGGATGAGCAGGATGCTGCCGCATCCTGTACCGCGAATCGATGACCGTCACTTTCCAGGAAAGGCCGAATCATGCCGCGCTTTGACAACATTTATGAGTATCCGTCGAACCTCAATGGCGAGGGACTGTCCGTCGGCATTGTCATGAGCCGCTTCAACCAGGATATCTGCGAATCGCTGCTGGGGGCCTGCGTCGCCGAATTGCGGCGGCTCGGCGTCGATGACGGCGACATCGACATCGCGACGGTGGCCGGCGCACTGGAAATCCCGCTCGTGCTCCAGAACATGGCGCAAAGCGACCGCTATGACGCGCTCATCGCGCTCGGGGCGGTGATCCGTGGCGAGACCTACCACTTCGAAGTCGTGTCGAACGATTCGTGCCGCGCAGTCATGGATGTGCAACTCGATACCGGCATTCCTGTCGCCAATGGCATCCTGACCTGCGAGAACGACGAGCAGGCGCTTGCCCGGACACGCGAGAAAGGCTCGGATTGCGCCCGAACAGTGATTGAAGTGGCGAACCTGCTGCGCGCCATGGACGAGAGACCCGTATGAACGAAGAAACATCGAATAAGCCGGCCAAGCCGGTGAACAAGTCGCCGCGCCGCCGTGCGCGCGAATTCGCCCTGCAGGGCCTGTACCAATGGCGCCTGAGCAGCAACGACGAAGCCGCCATCGAAGCGCATCTGCGCGACAGCGAAGAGTTCGGCAAGGCCGACCGTGAATTCTTCACCGGTCTGCTGCGCGGCGTGCTCGCGCAGGAGTCCGAGTTGCAGGCGGCGCTACAGGCGTATCTCGACCGGCCGTTTGCCGAATTGTCGCCGATCGAGGCCAGTGTCCTGCTGGCCGGGGCCTACGAGCTGACCAATTATCCCGAAACCCCGTATCGCGTCATCATCAACGAGGCGATCGAGTTGACCAAGGGGTTCGGCGGTACCGATGGCCACAAGTATGTCAATGGCGTGCTCGACAAGCTTGCGGCGAAGCTGCGGCCGGTCGAAGTCGAAGCCAAACGCGCGGCCCGGACGAGCCGTTGACGCAATGCGCGGTGACGGCGGTTTACCGGCGTGTCCGGCGGCGTGATTGCGGCCATGCCATCTGAATTTTCGCTGATCGACCGTTATTTTGCCCGGGCAACGCCACAGGCCGTGCTCGGGCCGGGCGACGATTGTGCTTTGCTGGCGCCGTCGCCGGGCATGGAGTTGGCGATCACCACCGACATGCTCGTGTCGGGAACGCATTTCCTGCCCGACACCGATCCTTTCCAGCTTGGCTGGAAAACGCTGGCCGTCAATCTGTCCGACCTTGGCGCGATGGGCGCCGTGCCGCGTTGGGTGTTGCTCGCCGGCAGTCTGCCCAAGGCCGATGAAGTCTGGCTCGCCGCTTTTTCCGAGGGCTTGTTCGCCTGCGCCGGGCGCTATGGCGTCGATCTTGTCGGCGGCGATACGACGCGCGGGCCCCTGAATCTGTGCATTACCGCGCTCGGCGAGGTGCCGGTCGGTACTGCGCTGCGGCGTGACGCGGCCCGTGTCGGCGACGACCTCTGGGTGTCCGGCCGTCCGGGACTCGCCGCCTTGGGGCTGGCGCAGTTGCAAGGACGCGCTTCCTTGCCCGGCGCGCTGGCCGCGCTGTGTATTCGTGCTTTGCAGCAACCTGTGCCGCGCGTCGAACTCGGTCTGGCGCTGCGCAGCGAGTCCCTGGCCCGAGCGGCCATCGACGTGTCCGACGGCCTGCTCGCCGATGTCGGTCATATCGCCGAACGCTCCCGGCTCGACCTTGAAGTTCTGGCCGAACAGTTGCCTGCGCTGCCAGCCGGTGCGCCGGTCGATGTGGCGCGCCATTGTCAGCTGGCGGGCGGCGATGATTACGAACTGGCGTTTATGGCACCGCCGGAAAATCGCAGTGCGCTGGCCGCGCTGGCCGCGCGTCTCGATTTGCCGTTGTGGCGGATCGGGCACGCTGTCGCCGGCAACGGCGAGGTTCGTCTGCTCGACGCCGAAGGGCGGCCG
Proteins encoded in this region:
- the ribBA gene encoding bifunctional 3,4-dihydroxy-2-butanone-4-phosphate synthase/GTP cyclohydrolase II; translated protein: MSPFSSSPAIAPIEDIVAELRAGRMVILVDEEDRENEGDLVLAAEHVTPEAINFMVTHARGLVCLTITEARTRQLGLAPMARDNKSPYSTAFTVSIEAAEGVTTGISAQDRANTIRAAVARDAKPEDIVQPGHIFPITARPGGVLVRAGHTEAGCDLPLMAGLEPSSVICEILKEDGTMARMPDLVEFARQHGLKIGTIADLIQFRSRNETLVERTVSKPVRTARGEFMLHAYTDRASNEVHLALAKGDISPEKETLVRVHEPLNVLDFLDLDNGRHAFSLDAAMRLLADAETGVIVLMRRHDNELDLVKALSEQAPAKRPAAKWDPRIYGIGAQILRDLGVRKMRLMASPRRMPSMTGFDLEVTGYVATPDEQDAAASCTANR
- the ribH gene encoding 6,7-dimethyl-8-ribityllumazine synthase; the encoded protein is MPRFDNIYEYPSNLNGEGLSVGIVMSRFNQDICESLLGACVAELRRLGVDDGDIDIATVAGALEIPLVLQNMAQSDRYDALIALGAVIRGETYHFEVVSNDSCRAVMDVQLDTGIPVANGILTCENDEQALARTREKGSDCARTVIEVANLLRAMDERPV
- the nusB gene encoding transcription antitermination factor NusB; this translates as MNEETSNKPAKPVNKSPRRRAREFALQGLYQWRLSSNDEAAIEAHLRDSEEFGKADREFFTGLLRGVLAQESELQAALQAYLDRPFAELSPIEASVLLAGAYELTNYPETPYRVIINEAIELTKGFGGTDGHKYVNGVLDKLAAKLRPVEVEAKRAARTSR
- the thiL gene encoding thiamine-phosphate kinase: MPSEFSLIDRYFARATPQAVLGPGDDCALLAPSPGMELAITTDMLVSGTHFLPDTDPFQLGWKTLAVNLSDLGAMGAVPRWVLLAGSLPKADEVWLAAFSEGLFACAGRYGVDLVGGDTTRGPLNLCITALGEVPVGTALRRDAARVGDDLWVSGRPGLAALGLAQLQGRASLPGALAALCIRALQQPVPRVELGLALRSESLARAAIDVSDGLLADVGHIAERSRLDLEVLAEQLPALPAGAPVDVARHCQLAGGDDYELAFMAPPENRSALAALAARLDLPLWRIGHAVAGNGEVRLLDAEGRPVSLQQKGFDHFG